Proteins encoded by one window of Lathyrus oleraceus cultivar Zhongwan6 chromosome 1, CAAS_Psat_ZW6_1.0, whole genome shotgun sequence:
- the LOC127127511 gene encoding uncharacterized protein LOC127127511 isoform X13 — MDFFAMKRKKLQSLCKKHGIPANLKNSDMAEKLSLIYKEEKNENPGSRRLRSDVNKSNVEIIVLDSDSDSEVQMEASDTVAEKDCNERTNVSAEHLLDEEPNQFITTSPLSEVKSSDLNNLESHLLRSDEDKSNLGSTDSGTDVQMEASDTVAEKDCNERTNVSAEHLLDEEPNQFITTSPLSEVKSSDLNNLESHLLRSDEDKSNLGSTDSGTDVQMEVSDTVAEKDCNERTNVSAEHLLDEEPSQFTTTSPISEVKSSDLNSFGSYSGFGNYMMLGDQTSSERTDVHEDTDLHQGSVEQFNKSDVYHCVISQSAKTCLDVNVENILDEVHSSSFEDSDETPVQFLDAEKMVVTGTATRNAYTSGAKFESSQKMSITPASKEIVGSSAKLLNNSVSPRDVVFCNLEESVQIGADKEQVDPSQEKMVEFSPKLFNNPGTPANGGIGLCGLEENLEIGVNKENIDPNEDVIYAEPSAMVMSDNQDVIQAVSEELGNKLMEENLEIGVNKENIDSNEDVIYAEPSAMVMSDNEDVIQAVSEEFRNSLMEDEVANMEDKFDLLGDVHESVNPGGTNSAHGSNIKTALNTYVTGGDILDEVHSSSFEDSDATPVQFPKTDPLRDAETSDLNLHKMFKTATAIKNADTSGVKFESSTKRSLSLTPEKMIGSSTKLLNNSGTPTNFGFCDVEENMQIGISKENIDPNEEVMHEEPSALVMSDNEGLIQAVSEELGNDLTEDEVANVDDKFDLFEDVPGSVNPGSKKNADLNTYVTDGDILDEVHSSSFEDSDVTPVQFLTTDQLREAETSDLDVHKMFETATATKNADASGVKFESSTKMSLNLTPEKVIGSSTKLLNNSGTPTNFGFCDADENLQIGANKEQVDPSQEKTMEFSPKLFNNPETPTNGGTGLWFLEENLEIGVNKENIDPNEDVMHEEPSALVMSDNEDLIHAVSEELGNDLMEDEVANVDDKFDLLEDVPGSVNPVSKKNADLNTYVTGGDILDEVHSSSFEDSDATPVQFLKTDPLREAETSVLNLHKMFETAIATKNADTGGVKFESSTKMSLSLTPEKMIGSSTKLLKNSGAPTHFGFCDVDENLQIGRNKVNIDPSDEILHAEPSLVVTSDNEEVDLSIHQMAALEACEEEMLKSSEKTCMVADPEECIGFSLNDLQASTTKGSEVETYFESTALGDVMETCNMEGCMETNMIEGENSQEENQGYSGSWKKKGSDVDDNSGANSDEEVRADELVPAVPQSSEMESCDFGLQQLFAQGEITMIEAENNQEDCVSAQREVVKFFDNSDVHDDIGRDGAKDVNQASSASWKRIRSDMDDASGASSTEQVKAGEITMIEAENNQEGCVSAQREVVKFFDNSDVHDDIGRDGAKDVNQASSASWKRIRSDMDDASGASSIEQVKAGEITMIEVENNQEDCVSAQREVVKFFDNSDVHDDIGRDGAKDVNQASSASRKRIRSDMDNASGASSIEQVKAGEITMIEAENNQEDCVSAQREVVKFFDNSDVHDDIGRDGAKDVNQASSASRKRIRSDMDDASGASSIEQVKAGELVPAVPQSSMDSCNFSLQQIFAQDTASGDQDVCPKKLDSPSKATPIASGEKNIIFTPMFNESSMMHKEMEIAMIEEENNAQWEVCKFLDTSDVHVGIGLDGAKDENQAYWASRKRKMSDVDDTSGGNSNEEVKADEFVPAVPHSSEMESCDFGFPQLFAQDTASGDEDAYQKKLDSSSKGTPTASGEKSIVFTPKLQESSMMRKKMRIEMNLSQKPATRDSVGTCDMKENIKTDKKEVDSSTVSRNKFAKRLPLQDLHQN; from the exons ATGGATTTCTTTGCAATGAAGAGGAAGAAGCTTCAGAGCCTTTGCAAGAAGCACGGTATTCCGGCTAATCTTAAGAATAGCGATATGGCGGAGAAACTTTCTTTGATTTACAAG GAAGAAAAGAATGAGAATCCCGGGTCACGCCGGTTACGATCTGATGTGAACAAATCAAATGTGGAAATTATAGTATTGGACTCTGACAGTGATTCTGAAGTTCAAATGGAAGCTTCAG ATACTGTTGCTGAGAAGGATTGTAATGAGAGAACCAATGTGAGTGCTGAACATTTACTTGATGAGGAACCAAATCAATTTATAACAACTTCTCCACTAAGTGAGGTCAAGTCCAGTGATCTTAATAATCTCGAGTCGCACCTGTTACGATCCGATGAAGACAAATCAAATTTGGGAAGTACTGACAGTGGTACTGATGTTCAAATGGAAGCTTCAG ATACTGTTGCTGAGAAGGATTGTAATGAGAGAACCAATGTGAGTGCTGAACATTTACTTGATGAGGAACCAAATCAATTTATAACAACTTCTCCACTAAGTGAGGTCAAGTCCAGTGATCTTAATAATCTCGAGTCGCACCTGTTACGATCCGATGAAGACAAATCAAATTTGGGAAGTACTGACAGTGGTACTGATGTTCAAATGGAAGTTTCAG ATACTGTTGCTGAGAAGGATTGTAATGAGAGAACCAATGTGAGTGCTGAACATTTACTTGATGAGGAACCAAGTCAATTTACAACAACTTCTCCAATAAGTGAGGTCAAGTCCAGTGATCTTAATAGTTTTGGGTCCTATTCTGGATTTGGCAACTACATGATGTTGGGAGATCAGACCTCGAGTGAACGTACTGATGTTCATGAAGATACTGATCTCCATCAAGGATCAGTTGAACAATTTAACAAATCAGATGTTTATCATTGTGTAATATCCCAATCTGCTAAAACCTGCCTTGATGTGAATGTTGAGAATATTCTAGATGAGGTTCATTCGTCTAGTTTTGAAGATTCAGATGAGACTCCTGTTCAGTTTCTTGATGCTGAGAAAATGGTTGTCACAG GCACTGCTACTAGAAATGCATATACAAGCGGAGCAAAGTTTGAATCGTCACAAAAGATGAGTATAACTCCAGCTTCAAAGGAAATAGTTGGTTCATCTGCCAAGCTGCTAAATAATTCAGTGTCACCAAGAGATGTTGTATTTTGTAATTTGGAAGAAAGCGTGCAAATTGGTGCTGATAAGGAGCAAGTTGATCCTAGCCAAGAGAAAATGGTAGAGTTTTCTCCCAAGCTGTTTAATAATCCAGGGACACCAGCAAATGGTGGCATTGGACTCTGTGGTTTGGAGGAAAACTTGGAAATTGGTGTCAATAAGGAAAACATTGATCCCAATGAAGATGTTATTTATGCAGAACCCAGTGCGATGGTCATGAGCGACAATCAGGATGTTATTCAGGCTGTTTCAGAAGAACTTGGTAATAAGTTGATGGAGGAAAACTTGGAGATTGGTGTCAATAAGGAGAACATTGACTCCAATGAAGATGTTATTTATGCAGAACCTAGTGCGATGGTCATGAGCGACAATGAGGATGTTATACAGGCTGTTTCAGAAGAATTCCGTAACAGTTTGATGGAAGATGAAGTTGCGAACATGGAAGATAAATTTGATCTTCTTGGAGATGTTCATGAATCTGTTAACCCAGGTGGCACAAATAGCGCTCATGGATCAAACATAAAAACTGCTTTGAACACCTATGTGACTGGTGGAGATATTCTAGATGAGGTTCATTCATCTAGTTTTGAAGATTCAGATGCGACACCAGTTCAGTTTCCGAAAACTGATCCGTTAAGGGATGCGGAGACTAGTGATCTCAATCTTCACAAAATGTTTAAAACAG CTACTGCTATTAAAAATGCAGATACAAGTGGAGTGAAGTTTGAATCTTCAACAAAGAGGAGTTTAAGTCTTACTCCAGAGAAAATGATTGGTTCATCTACCAAGCTGCTTAATAATTCAGGGACACCAACAAATTTTGGATTTTGTGATGTGGAGGAAAACATGCAGATTGGTATCAGTAAAGAGAACATTGATCCCAATGAAGAAGTTATGCATGAAGAACCTAGTGCGTTGGTCATGAGCGACAATGAGGGTCTTATACAGGCTGTTTCAGAAGAACTTGGTAATGATTTGACGGAGGATGAAGTTGCGAACGTGGATGATAAATTTGATCTTTTTGAAGATGTTCCTGGATCTGTTAACCCAGGATCAAAGAAAAATGCTGATTTGAACACCTATGTGACTGATGGAGATATTTTAGATGAGGTTCATTCATCTAGTTTTGAAGATTCAGATGTGACACCAGTTCAGTTTCTGACAACTGATCAATTAAGGGAAGCCGAGACTAGTGATCTCGATGTTCACAAAATGTTTGAAACAG CTACTGCTACTAAGAATGCAGATGCAAGTGGAGTGAAGTTTGAATCTTCAACAAAAATGAGTTTAAATCTTACTCCAGAGAAAGTGATTGGTTCATCTACCAAGCTGCTTAATAATTCAGGGACACCAACGAATTTTGGATTTTGTGATGCGGATGAAAACTTGCAGATTGGTGCCAATAAGGAGCAAGTTGATCCTAGCCAAGAGAAAACGATGGAGTTTTCTCCGAAGCTGTTTAATAATCCTGAGACACCAACAAATGGTGGAACTGGACTCTGGTTTTTGGAGGAAAACTTGGAGATTGGTGTCAATAAGGAGAACATTGATCCCAATGAAGATGTTATGCATGAAGAACCTAGTGCGTTGGTCATGAGCGACAATGAGGATCTTATACATGCTGTTTCAGAAGAACTTGGTAACGATTTGATGGAGGATGAAGTTGCTAATGTGGATGATAAATTTGATCTTCTTGAAGATGTTCCTGGATCTGTTAACCCAGTATCAAAGAAAAATGCTGATTTGAACACCTACGTGACTGGTGGAGATATTCTAGATGAGGTTCATTCATCTAGTTTTGAAGATTCAGATGCGACACCAGTTCAGTTTCTGAAAACTGATCCGTTAAGGGAAGCGGAAACTAGTGTTCTCAATCTTCACAAAATGTTTGAAACAG CTATTGCTACTAAAAATGCAGATACAGGTGGAGTGAAGTTTGAATCTTCAACAAAAATGAGTTTAAGTCTTACTCCAGAGAAAATGATTGGTTCATCTACCAAGCTGCTTAAAAATTCAGGGGCACCAACACATTTTGGATTTTGTGACGTGGATGAAAACTTGCAGATTGGTCGCAATAAAGTGAACATTGATCCTAGTGATGAAATTCTACATGCAGAACCTAGTCTAGTGGTCACCAGTGATAACGAAGAGGTTGATCTTAGTATTCATCAAATGGCTGCTCTAG AAGCTTGTGAAGAAGAGATGCTTAAATCATCAGAAAAGACTTGTATGGTTGCTGATCCTGAGGAATGCATTGGATTTTCCCTTAATGACCTTCAAGCTTCAACTACTAAGGGCTCTGAGGTTGAAACATATTTTGAATCAACTGCACTTGGTGATGTTATGGAAACTTGTAACATGGAAGGATGCATGGAAACTAACATGATAGAGGGAGAAAACAGTCAGGAAGAAAATCAAGGTTATTCGGGGAGCTGGAAAAAGAAAGGGAGTGATGTGGATGATAATAGTGGTGCAAATTCAGATGAGGAAGTGAGAGCAGATGAGCTTGTTCCAGCGGTGCCGCAATCTAGTGAAATGGAGTCATGCGATTTTGGCCTTCAACAACTTTTTGCTCAAG GCGAGATCACCATGATTGAGGCAGAAAACAATCAGGAGGATTGCGTTTCAGCTCAGCGAGAAGTTGTCAAGTTTTTTGACAACTCCGATGTTCATGATGATATTGGCCGAGATGGAGCCAAAGATGTAAATCAAGCTTCTTCGGCAAGCTGGAAAAGGATAAGAAGTGACATGGATGATGCTAGTGGTGCAAGTTCAACTGAGCAAGTGAAAGCAG GCGAGATCACCATGATTGAGGCAGAAAACAATCAGGAGGGTTGCGTTTCAGCTCAGCGAGAAGTTGTCAAGTTTTTTGACAACTCCGATGTTCATGATGATATTGGCCGAGATGGAGCCAAAGATGTAAATCAAGCTTCTTCGGCAAGCTGGAAAAGGATAAGAAGTGACATGGATGATGCTAGTGGTGCAAGTTCAATTGAGCAAGTGAAAGCAG GCGAGATCACCATGATTGAGGTAGAAAACAATCAGGAGGATTGCGTTTCAGCTCAGCGAGAAGTTGTCAAGTTTTTTGACAACTCCGATGTTCATGATGATATTGGCCGAGATGGAGCCAAAGATGTAAATCAAGCTTCTTCGGCAAGCCGGAAAAGGATAAGAAGTGACATGGATAATGCTAGTGGTGCAAGTTCAATTGAGCAAGTGAAAGCAG GCGAGATCACCATGATTGAGGCAGAAAACAATCAGGAGGATTGCGTTTCAGCTCAGCGAGAAGTTGTCAAGTTTTTTGACAACTCCGATGTTCATGATGATATTGGCCGAGATGGAGCCAAAGATGTAAATCAAGCTTCTTCGGCAAGCCGGAAAAGGATAAGAAGTGACATGGATGATGCTAGTGGTGCAAGTTCAATTGAGCAAGTGAAAGCAGGTGAGCTTGTTCCAGCTGTGCCTCAATCTTCAATGGATTCATGCAATTTCAGCCTTCAACAAATTTTTGCTCAAG ACACTGCATCTGGAGATCAAGATGTTTGTCCAAAGAAGTTGGACTCACCATCAAAGGCTACACCAATTGCAAGTGGAGAGAAAAACATCATTTTTACTCCTATGTTCAATGAATCATctatgatgcataaagagatgGAGATTGCCATGATTGAAGAAGAAAATAATGCTCAGTGGGAAGTTTGCAAGTTTTTAGACACCTCTGATGTTCATGTTGGTATTGGTCTAGATGGAGCCAAAGATGAAAATCAAGCTTATTGGGCAAGCCGGAAAAGAAAAATGAGTGATGTGGATGATACTAGTGGTGGAAATTCAAATGAGGAAGTGAAGGCAGATGAGTTTGTTCCAGCTGTGCCGCATTCTAGTGAAATGGAGTCGTGTGATTTCGGCTTTCCACAACTTTTTGCTCAAG ATACTGCTTCTGGTGATGAAGATGCGTATCAAAAGAAATTGGACTCATCATCAAAGGGTACACCAACTGCAAGTGGAGAGAAAAGCATCGTTTTTACTCCCAAGCTCCAAGAATCATCAATGATGCGTAAAAAGATGAGGATTGAAATGAATTTGTCTCAAAAACCCGCAACAAGAGATAGTGTTGGTACTTGTGATATGAAAGAGAACATTAAAACTGACAAGAAAGAAGTCGATAGCTCGACGGTGTCAAGGAATAAGTTTGCCAAGAGGCTACCTCTTCAAGATCTTCATCAGAATTGA